Proteins from a genomic interval of Bradyrhizobium sp. CCGB01:
- a CDS encoding ABC transporter substrate-binding protein, whose product MNRREFTQAMLAAGAAIPLGITRAVGQTRGGTLNAIIQPEPPVLVTAINQQQPTLTLGGKIYESLLKYGEDLKPMPGMAQSWEISPDGLTYTFKLFPNITFHDGKPMTSEDVVFSCMKVLTETHPRARQNFARVASAEALDPLTVVFKLKQPFSPFLGCFDCTSAPIVPKHIYEGTDFRKNPMNDKAIGTGPFKLKEWVRGSHVHLVRHEGYYLKDQPYLDEIVYRIIPDSASRALALENGTVQLTQWSDLQFFDVQRFKSRKNLEVTTKGYEYFAPHSWLEMNNRIAPMNDKRFRQAIMHLIDRDALSKRVYFGMAKPATGPISSKTKFYDGKVKRYEYSIEKAKALLDEIGLKPDANGKRVEIKYVVPPVDESYQRAGEFFRQSFARVGIDLVLVGTDMAGWAEKVGNWDYEMTQNLLYQLGDPALGVSRTYVSSNIKKGILFSNTQGYSNPEVDKLFDEAAVTLDEAKRQELYSKVQAILVEDVPVAWTLELEYPIIYDKAFKNIVSTGIGSHETFGSVYKS is encoded by the coding sequence ATGAACAGACGCGAATTCACCCAGGCCATGCTGGCGGCGGGTGCAGCTATTCCCCTTGGCATCACACGGGCGGTGGGCCAGACACGTGGTGGCACGCTCAATGCCATCATCCAGCCCGAACCGCCGGTGCTGGTGACCGCGATCAACCAGCAGCAGCCAACGCTGACGCTCGGCGGCAAGATCTACGAGAGCCTGCTGAAATACGGCGAAGACTTGAAGCCGATGCCGGGCATGGCGCAGTCCTGGGAGATATCGCCCGACGGTCTCACCTATACGTTCAAGCTGTTTCCCAACATCACCTTCCACGACGGCAAGCCGATGACGTCGGAAGATGTCGTCTTCAGCTGCATGAAGGTGCTGACCGAGACGCATCCGCGCGCACGGCAGAATTTTGCCCGCGTCGCTTCCGCCGAAGCGCTCGATCCGCTCACCGTAGTGTTCAAGCTCAAGCAGCCTTTCTCACCGTTTCTCGGTTGCTTCGACTGCACCTCGGCGCCGATCGTGCCCAAGCACATCTACGAGGGCACCGATTTTCGCAAGAATCCGATGAACGACAAGGCGATCGGCACCGGGCCGTTCAAGCTGAAGGAGTGGGTGCGCGGCTCGCATGTGCATCTGGTACGGCATGAGGGCTACTACCTGAAGGACCAGCCCTATCTCGACGAGATCGTCTATCGCATCATTCCGGATTCGGCCTCGCGCGCCCTGGCGCTGGAGAACGGAACGGTGCAGCTCACTCAGTGGTCCGATCTCCAGTTCTTCGACGTGCAGCGCTTCAAGTCACGGAAGAATCTCGAAGTGACCACCAAGGGGTACGAATATTTCGCGCCGCATTCGTGGCTCGAGATGAACAATCGTATCGCGCCGATGAACGACAAGCGCTTTCGTCAGGCCATCATGCACCTGATCGACCGCGACGCGTTGAGCAAGCGGGTCTATTTCGGGATGGCCAAGCCCGCGACCGGCCCGATCTCGTCGAAGACGAAATTCTATGACGGCAAGGTCAAGCGCTACGAATATTCGATCGAGAAGGCCAAGGCACTGCTCGACGAGATAGGACTGAAGCCTGACGCCAACGGCAAGCGTGTCGAAATCAAGTACGTCGTACCGCCCGTGGACGAATCCTACCAGCGTGCCGGCGAATTCTTCCGCCAGAGCTTTGCCCGCGTCGGTATCGATCTCGTTTTGGTCGGCACCGACATGGCAGGCTGGGCCGAAAAGGTCGGCAACTGGGACTACGAAATGACCCAGAACCTGCTTTACCAACTCGGTGATCCCGCGCTCGGCGTCTCCCGCACCTACGTCTCCTCGAACATCAAGAAGGGCATCCTGTTCTCGAACACGCAAGGCTATTCCAACCCCGAAGTGGACAAGCTGTTCGACGAGGCCGCTGTGACGCTCGACGAGGCCAAGCGTCAGGAGCTCTATTCCAAGGTGCAAGCCATCCTGGTCGAAGACGTGCCGGTCGCCTGGACGCTGGAACTCGAATATCCCATCATCTACGACAAGGCGTTCAAGAACATCGTGTCGACTGGCATCGGCTCGCACGAAACCTTCGGGTCGGTCTACAAATCGTGA
- a CDS encoding helix-turn-helix domain-containing protein, whose amino-acid sequence MTAIYPNETTSTRHAHRRDQFVLQIAGVTAMMTERGHFVIPPGHGLWIPAGVVHQSRAWGEVEAQSIYVTPDREREASDMCRLVRASSLVEALMDEAVRMPETYDQSGRDGKLVEFLLTEIARMPEVTLHVQVPPDPRLAAICKAVLGDPASDLTLDDWADKCSLSRRTLTRLFRRETGQSFSVWRQRVRLLEALARLGAGEPVTCVALDVGYDSPSAFAAMFKRELGAAPRHYLRWTDQEVVLR is encoded by the coding sequence ATGACGGCAATCTACCCGAACGAGACCACCAGCACGCGGCACGCGCATCGGCGCGATCAATTCGTCCTCCAAATCGCGGGCGTCACCGCCATGATGACGGAGCGCGGCCATTTCGTGATCCCGCCCGGCCACGGATTGTGGATTCCGGCCGGCGTTGTGCATCAGTCGCGCGCCTGGGGCGAGGTCGAGGCGCAGTCGATCTACGTCACGCCCGACCGCGAACGCGAGGCGTCGGATATGTGCCGCCTGGTCCGTGCCTCGTCGCTGGTGGAAGCGCTGATGGACGAAGCGGTGCGCATGCCAGAGACCTACGATCAGAGCGGACGCGACGGCAAGCTCGTCGAGTTCCTGCTGACCGAAATCGCGCGCATGCCGGAGGTGACGCTGCACGTGCAGGTGCCGCCGGACCCAAGGCTTGCGGCTATCTGCAAGGCGGTCCTCGGCGATCCGGCCTCAGACCTCACGCTCGATGACTGGGCGGACAAATGCAGCCTGAGCCGGCGAACGTTGACCCGATTATTCCGTCGCGAGACCGGCCAGAGCTTTTCGGTGTGGCGGCAGCGCGTGCGGCTTTTGGAAGCCCTGGCACGCCTGGGTGCGGGCGAACCCGTGACATGCGTCGCGCTGGATGTCGGCTACGATAGCCCAAGCGCTTTCGCCGCCATGTTCAAACGTGAGCTTGGTGCGGCACCGCGGCATTACCTCCGCTGGACCGATCAAGAAGTCGTGCTGCGCTAA
- a CDS encoding ABC transporter substrate-binding protein, whose amino-acid sequence MCYLAGGAAGLLLFAAPAAAQNEKVSDGVVRIGLIEDMSGVYADITGKGAVTAAQMAVEEFGGKVLGMPIEIVSADHQNKPDIAANAARKWFDTEKVDAILDVASSSPALAVLEIAKEKKKIITLSSPGSTRITNEVCGPYVVHWAYDTFAIANSTGKALVGQGFDSWYFVTADYAFGQGLEKDTGEVVTALGGKVLGSTKHPVGTADFASVLLTAQGSKAKVVALANAGGDTINSIKQAAEFGLTSGGQKLAALAGFINDVHGLGLKEAKGLTITEASYWDMNDDTRKWSKRFYATMNAMPNMLQTGTYSSVLHYLKAVQAAGTDKTEDVMQKMRELPVNDVFYKNGKIREDGRMVHDMYLFEVKKPEESKAPWDYYKLLATIPADQAFQPLAQSRCPLIKKPG is encoded by the coding sequence ATGTGTTATCTGGCGGGCGGGGCCGCCGGCCTGTTGCTGTTTGCGGCGCCCGCGGCGGCGCAGAACGAGAAGGTGTCCGACGGCGTCGTCCGCATCGGGCTGATCGAGGACATGTCGGGCGTCTATGCCGACATCACCGGCAAGGGCGCGGTCACCGCCGCGCAGATGGCGGTGGAGGAGTTCGGCGGCAAGGTGCTGGGCATGCCGATAGAGATCGTCTCGGCCGATCACCAGAACAAGCCTGATATCGCCGCCAACGCCGCGCGCAAATGGTTCGACACCGAGAAGGTCGACGCCATCCTCGACGTCGCGTCGTCTTCGCCCGCCCTGGCCGTGCTCGAGATCGCCAAGGAGAAGAAAAAGATCATCACGCTGAGCTCACCGGGCTCGACGCGCATCACCAACGAGGTCTGCGGACCCTATGTCGTCCACTGGGCCTACGACACCTTTGCGATTGCCAACAGCACCGGCAAGGCGCTGGTCGGCCAGGGCTTTGACAGCTGGTACTTCGTGACGGCGGATTACGCGTTCGGCCAGGGCCTCGAAAAGGACACCGGCGAAGTCGTCACGGCGCTCGGCGGCAAGGTTCTGGGAAGCACGAAGCACCCGGTCGGGACGGCCGATTTCGCCTCCGTTTTGCTGACCGCACAGGGTTCCAAGGCGAAGGTTGTCGCGCTGGCCAACGCCGGCGGCGACACCATCAATTCGATCAAGCAGGCTGCCGAGTTCGGCCTGACCTCAGGTGGCCAGAAACTCGCTGCGCTCGCCGGCTTCATCAACGACGTCCATGGTCTCGGACTGAAGGAAGCCAAGGGCCTGACGATCACCGAAGCGTCCTATTGGGACATGAACGACGATACGCGGAAGTGGTCGAAGCGCTTCTATGCGACCATGAACGCGATGCCGAACATGCTGCAGACCGGCACCTATTCGTCGGTCCTGCACTATCTGAAGGCCGTGCAGGCCGCGGGCACCGACAAAACCGAAGACGTCATGCAGAAGATGCGCGAGCTGCCGGTCAACGACGTCTTCTACAAGAACGGCAAGATCCGCGAGGATGGCCGCATGGTCCATGACATGTATCTGTTCGAGGTGAAGAAGCCGGAAGAGTCCAAAGCACCTTGGGACTACTATAAGCTTCTCGCCACGATCCCGGCCGATCAGGCTTTCCAGCCCTTGGCGCAGTCGCGCTGTCCCTTGATCAAGAAACCGGGATAA
- a CDS encoding enoyl-CoA hydratase/isomerase family protein, protein MSIEFTRDGHIATVRINRPDKLNALTLAMYDDLGRAFFEIRDDDKIRAVVLTGAGERAFCVGADLTESIPALASDRFDISEWDPAHIKFPGFFKPVVSAVKGMCMGGGFEIMLATDIRIAARNAVFQLPEPKHGFVPAGGTLVRLVRQIGYAHAMEIMLTAQRFSADDMQAKGVVNHVVDADKVEPLAHEFAEKIAALSPVAIQTIKEAALTLQDLPLTEAFRIEAKLGQRTFTSADAKRGLAAFAGRAGDK, encoded by the coding sequence ATGTCGATCGAATTCACCAGGGACGGCCATATCGCGACGGTCAGGATCAACCGGCCGGACAAGCTGAATGCGCTGACGCTCGCCATGTATGACGATCTCGGCCGCGCCTTCTTCGAGATCAGGGACGATGACAAGATCCGCGCCGTCGTGCTGACCGGGGCGGGCGAGCGGGCCTTCTGCGTCGGCGCCGATCTCACCGAATCCATTCCGGCGCTCGCCTCCGATCGCTTCGATATCTCCGAGTGGGATCCGGCGCACATCAAGTTTCCCGGCTTCTTCAAGCCGGTCGTCAGCGCCGTCAAAGGCATGTGCATGGGCGGCGGCTTCGAGATCATGCTGGCGACGGACATCCGCATTGCCGCGCGGAATGCGGTGTTCCAGCTGCCCGAGCCGAAGCACGGTTTCGTGCCGGCCGGTGGCACGCTGGTGCGGCTGGTACGGCAGATCGGCTACGCGCATGCGATGGAGATCATGCTGACGGCGCAGCGCTTCTCCGCGGACGACATGCAGGCCAAGGGCGTCGTCAACCACGTCGTCGACGCCGACAAGGTCGAGCCGCTCGCGCACGAGTTTGCCGAAAAGATCGCCGCGCTCAGCCCGGTCGCGATCCAGACCATCAAGGAAGCCGCGCTCACGCTGCAGGACCTGCCGCTCACCGAAGCGTTTCGCATCGAGGCCAAGCTCGGCCAGCGCACGTTCACCAGCGCGGATGCCAAGCGGGGCCTTGCCGCATTCGCGGGCAGGGCCGGCGACAAATGA
- a CDS encoding CaiB/BaiF CoA-transferase family protein yields MKKEENMGGLAARSGPLKNVVVLDITRVVAGPFCSMLLADLGATVIKIEHPGDPDYARTFPPFVGDEQLSAFFTQFNRNKQGITINLKSDDGKALLKKLVRKADILIENFRPGTMDKLGLAYEVLRAENPKLIYTAISGFGRTGPNSSKPAYDNTGQAAGGLWSMNGYAEMPPVRVGTIIGDLAASLYAAIGTLAALREAETSGVGQVVDVSQQDSVLTLTENAVVRYTAEKDVASPLGNDHPFVRPYGQFPCKDGYVFFGGYTDKFWAITCALFGEPERARDPDIDTMEKRFDRVVAETKVKPLLERWFSRYTKAELEEMAGDKIPLSAIKTIAEVVEDPHIAARNMIVNVPVAGKLIGMFGQPIKLSGAEQISFEKAPLPGEHNADVLARLAEVSPEELARLKASGAI; encoded by the coding sequence GTGAAAAAAGAAGAAAACATGGGCGGGTTGGCCGCGCGCAGCGGCCCTCTCAAAAACGTCGTGGTTCTCGACATCACGCGTGTCGTCGCAGGACCGTTCTGTTCGATGCTGCTAGCCGATCTCGGCGCCACTGTGATCAAGATCGAACATCCCGGTGATCCCGATTATGCCAGGACGTTTCCGCCCTTCGTCGGCGACGAGCAGCTCAGCGCCTTCTTCACGCAGTTCAACCGCAACAAGCAGGGCATCACGATCAATCTCAAATCGGATGACGGCAAGGCACTGCTGAAGAAGCTCGTCCGCAAGGCCGACATCCTCATCGAGAATTTCCGCCCCGGCACGATGGACAAGCTCGGCCTCGCCTACGAAGTGCTGCGCGCCGAGAATCCAAAACTCATCTACACCGCGATCAGCGGCTTTGGCCGCACCGGGCCCAACTCGTCGAAACCCGCCTATGACAATACCGGGCAGGCGGCGGGCGGATTGTGGTCGATGAACGGCTACGCCGAGATGCCGCCGGTCCGCGTCGGCACCATCATCGGCGATCTCGCGGCCTCGCTTTATGCGGCGATCGGAACGCTCGCGGCGCTGCGCGAGGCCGAGACATCAGGCGTCGGCCAGGTCGTCGACGTCTCGCAGCAGGATTCGGTCCTGACGCTGACCGAGAATGCGGTGGTCCGCTACACCGCCGAGAAGGACGTCGCATCGCCGCTCGGCAATGATCATCCGTTCGTGCGGCCCTATGGCCAGTTTCCCTGCAAGGACGGCTACGTCTTCTTCGGCGGCTACACCGACAAGTTCTGGGCGATCACCTGCGCCCTGTTCGGCGAGCCCGAGCGCGCCAGGGACCCTGATATCGACACGATGGAGAAGCGGTTCGACCGCGTCGTCGCCGAGACGAAAGTGAAGCCGCTGCTGGAGCGCTGGTTCAGCCGCTACACCAAGGCCGAGCTCGAGGAGATGGCGGGTGACAAGATCCCGCTCAGCGCGATCAAGACCATCGCCGAGGTGGTCGAGGACCCCCACATCGCCGCGCGCAACATGATCGTCAACGTGCCCGTTGCCGGCAAGCTGATCGGCATGTTCGGCCAGCCGATCAAGCTGTCCGGTGCCGAGCAGATATCCTTCGAGAAGGCGCCGCTGCCCGGCGAGCACAATGCGGACGTGCTCGCGCGGCTCGCGGAGGTCTCTCCCGAAGAGCTGGCGCGTCTCAAGGCGTCGGGAGCGATTTGA
- a CDS encoding hydroxymethylglutaryl-CoA reductase, degradative, with the protein MAGPEAGQLSRNINSRLENLRNLSPAQRMGRVTEATSLGEAESKAFGAGTLPVELANGMIENVIGTFELPVGIATNFTVNGRDYLVPMAIEEPSVVAAASYMARIVRKCGGFHTSSTGPIMRAQVQVLGVTDVHGARARVLKQRSGIIEAANAKDKVLISLGGGCRDIEVHIFEETPVGPMLAVHLIVDVRDAMGANTVNTMAETVAPIIERITGGTVRLRILSNYADLRIARAMVSVTPEALNTNEYSGERVARGIVEACAFAIVDPYRAATHNKGIMNGVDPVVVATGNDWRAIEAGAHVWASRSGRYTSLSNWELDGKGNLVGTLEMPMALGLVGGATKTHPAARAALKILDVQSAQELAEVTVAVGLAQNMGALRALATEGIQKGHMALHARNIAIVAGAAGDEIEKVAAALAADHDVRVDRAKEVLEKLRS; encoded by the coding sequence ATGGCCGGACCCGAGGCGGGGCAGCTGTCCCGAAACATCAATTCGCGCCTGGAGAATCTGCGTAACCTGTCGCCAGCGCAGCGGATGGGGCGCGTGACTGAGGCGACCTCGCTCGGCGAGGCCGAGAGCAAGGCCTTTGGTGCCGGAACGCTGCCGGTCGAGCTCGCCAATGGCATGATCGAGAACGTCATCGGCACGTTCGAGCTGCCCGTCGGTATCGCCACCAATTTCACGGTGAACGGCCGCGACTATCTGGTTCCGATGGCGATCGAAGAGCCCTCGGTCGTCGCTGCGGCCTCCTACATGGCGCGCATCGTCCGCAAATGCGGGGGCTTCCACACATCGAGCACTGGGCCGATCATGCGGGCACAGGTGCAGGTGCTGGGCGTAACCGACGTTCACGGTGCCCGTGCACGGGTGCTGAAGCAGCGCTCGGGCATCATCGAAGCCGCCAATGCCAAGGACAAGGTGCTGATCTCGCTCGGCGGTGGCTGCCGGGACATCGAAGTCCATATTTTCGAGGAGACGCCGGTCGGCCCCATGCTCGCCGTGCATCTCATCGTCGACGTCCGCGATGCCATGGGCGCCAACACGGTCAACACGATGGCCGAGACGGTCGCGCCGATCATCGAGCGGATCACCGGCGGCACAGTGCGCCTGCGCATCCTCTCGAACTACGCGGATTTGCGCATTGCACGCGCCATGGTGTCGGTGACCCCGGAGGCGCTGAATACCAACGAGTACAGCGGCGAGCGCGTCGCGCGCGGCATCGTCGAGGCCTGTGCGTTCGCGATCGTAGATCCCTATCGGGCGGCGACCCACAACAAGGGCATCATGAACGGCGTTGATCCCGTCGTCGTGGCCACCGGCAACGACTGGCGTGCGATCGAGGCTGGTGCCCATGTCTGGGCGTCGCGCTCCGGTCGCTATACGTCGCTCTCCAATTGGGAACTCGACGGCAAGGGCAACCTTGTCGGCACGCTGGAAATGCCGATGGCGCTCGGTCTCGTCGGCGGCGCCACCAAGACACATCCCGCCGCGCGCGCGGCGCTGAAGATACTGGACGTGCAGAGCGCACAGGAACTGGCGGAGGTCACCGTCGCGGTCGGGCTCGCCCAGAACATGGGCGCGCTCCGCGCGCTTGCGACAGAGGGTATCCAGAAGGGGCACATGGCGCTTCACGCCCGGAACATCGCGATCGTTGCAGGGGCCGCCGGCGACGAGATCGAGAAGGTCGCCGCTGCGCTCGCCGCCGATCACGACGTACGCGTCGATCGCGCCAAGGAGGTTTTGGAGAAGCTGCGTTCGTGA
- a CDS encoding PLP-dependent aminotransferase family protein → MARAPDNRDHGATLAGGLANRLRAQILSGAMPEGSRLPSIRKAAAEFGVSKNTVVEAYDRLVLDQLITAKAGSGFVIIYRGDDGGRPRHVSEAVDIASLLSAQLSQNFEIRVGDGRPPASWTEHSEIKRYLSSNGRILPADADAYGSALGFLPLRQQIALRLQAQQVAVKENSLLLTFGANHALDLVIRAMLSPGDTVLVDEPGYYPLFAKLTLAQVRIVGVRRTPDGPDVDDLMAKIDAERPKLFFTQSLGHNPTGGSITLPVAHAVLKAATRSNLVIVEDDPFADLPMSTANRLATLDQLNNVISIGTFSKTLSASLRSGFIAAHIDRIATLAELKMLTTVNSSGHVERLLHRLLVDGHYDRHLKRLGQRTEAAASRVQANLLRAGHQIYSTAKAGYYVYLLLPEGVDDMKLARDGAKESIFIAPGSLFCLNKRSPLARAIRINVSRADNPKFFEFLLHKLSA, encoded by the coding sequence TTGGCGCGAGCGCCCGACAATCGCGATCATGGGGCAACGCTAGCGGGCGGGCTGGCCAATCGACTGCGTGCGCAAATCCTGTCTGGCGCGATGCCCGAAGGCAGCCGCCTGCCCTCGATCAGAAAAGCCGCTGCAGAATTCGGGGTGTCCAAGAACACCGTGGTCGAAGCCTACGACCGGCTGGTGCTCGACCAGCTCATCACCGCCAAGGCAGGCTCCGGCTTCGTGATCATCTATCGTGGCGACGATGGGGGCCGACCGAGACACGTCTCGGAAGCCGTCGACATCGCATCGCTGTTGAGCGCCCAGCTCTCGCAGAATTTCGAGATCCGCGTCGGCGATGGTCGGCCGCCCGCGTCTTGGACCGAGCATTCGGAAATCAAGCGTTACCTGAGCAGCAACGGACGGATTCTGCCGGCCGATGCCGACGCCTATGGGTCCGCGCTGGGCTTCCTTCCACTCAGGCAGCAAATCGCGTTACGCTTGCAAGCGCAGCAGGTTGCAGTGAAGGAGAACAGCCTGCTGCTCACGTTCGGCGCGAACCACGCCCTCGACCTGGTGATCCGGGCGATGCTGTCGCCGGGAGATACCGTCCTCGTGGACGAACCCGGCTACTATCCGCTGTTCGCGAAGCTTACGCTGGCGCAGGTCCGGATTGTCGGCGTTCGCCGCACGCCCGATGGCCCCGATGTCGACGACCTCATGGCCAAGATCGATGCTGAACGCCCAAAGTTGTTCTTCACGCAGTCGCTTGGCCATAATCCGACTGGCGGCTCGATCACCCTCCCCGTGGCGCATGCCGTGCTCAAGGCGGCAACACGATCCAACCTCGTGATAGTCGAAGACGATCCGTTCGCCGATCTTCCCATGAGTACGGCCAACAGACTGGCGACGCTCGACCAGCTCAACAACGTCATATCGATAGGAACCTTCTCGAAGACGCTATCGGCGAGCCTACGGTCCGGCTTCATTGCGGCCCACATCGACCGCATCGCGACGCTCGCGGAGCTTAAGATGCTCACCACGGTGAACAGCTCCGGACATGTCGAGCGCCTGCTGCATCGCCTGCTCGTCGATGGCCACTACGACAGGCACCTCAAGAGGCTCGGGCAGCGGACCGAAGCCGCGGCAAGCCGCGTTCAGGCCAATCTGTTACGGGCGGGTCATCAGATCTATTCTACCGCCAAGGCAGGCTATTACGTCTACCTGCTGCTTCCGGAAGGCGTGGACGACATGAAGCTCGCACGCGACGGCGCGAAGGAGAGCATCTTCATCGCGCCCGGAAGCCTGTTCTGCCTGAACAAGCGGAGCCCGCTCGCCAGAGCTATCCGCATCAACGTCTCACGGGCCGACAACCCGAAATTCTTCGAGTTTCTGCTACATAAATTGTCGGCTTAG
- a CDS encoding ABC transporter ATP-binding protein, giving the protein MTGLEIDNVRAGYRGREVLTGLTLPPIGQGRITALVGPNGAGKTTLLRALASLLPASGTIRLDGVNLLGISAAERARRIAFMPQFAPQRLSLTVVEAIIAALRASPVDAPADGHDARQRALEALDRLKILDLALQPFDTLSGGQRQLASLAQALVRRPRLLLLDEPTSALDLRYQQKVIANVRETASAGTIVIMVLHDLQAAASWADSVIVLSDGRLFAHGGPGEVITSSMLGKVYGIDAVVEHTAGGGLHIQVG; this is encoded by the coding sequence ATGACGGGTCTCGAGATCGACAATGTACGGGCGGGCTATCGCGGGCGTGAGGTGCTGACGGGACTGACGCTGCCGCCGATCGGGCAGGGACGCATCACCGCGTTGGTTGGCCCCAACGGTGCGGGCAAGACTACGCTTCTGCGTGCGCTCGCGAGCCTGCTTCCGGCCAGCGGCACGATCCGACTGGATGGAGTGAACCTGCTGGGTATTTCTGCCGCCGAGCGGGCGCGTCGGATTGCGTTCATGCCGCAGTTTGCGCCGCAGCGGCTATCGCTCACGGTGGTGGAAGCAATCATTGCGGCGCTCCGTGCCTCTCCCGTCGATGCGCCGGCTGATGGACACGACGCACGGCAGCGCGCGCTCGAAGCGCTGGACCGGCTCAAGATCCTCGACCTCGCGCTCCAACCGTTCGACACGCTCTCTGGCGGTCAGCGGCAACTGGCCAGCCTTGCCCAGGCCCTGGTGCGTCGTCCACGGCTCCTGCTGCTGGACGAGCCGACCAGCGCGCTCGACCTGCGCTACCAACAGAAAGTGATTGCCAATGTTCGCGAGACAGCAAGCGCGGGCACGATCGTGATCATGGTGCTTCACGATCTTCAGGCTGCGGCGTCATGGGCAGATTCGGTCATCGTGTTGAGCGACGGCAGGCTGTTCGCTCACGGCGGCCCGGGAGAGGTGATCACATCGTCGATGCTGGGAAAGGTCTACGGGATCGATGCGGTCGTGGAGCATACGGCCGGAGGCGGACTACATATTCAAGTCGGCTGA
- a CDS encoding iron ABC transporter permease, producing the protein MWRRMIWLVLVALVALAAFIADLGTGPSRLGLGGALGGILRPDSLSGAEAAILWEVRLPQAVLAVLVGLALATAGAEMQTILDNPLASPFTLGVSSSASFGAALAIVLGIGIPGVPQTWLISANAFVFATIVVLVLQAVVRWRGSGTDILVLCGIALFFTFNALVALTQFLASQQALQQLVFWTMGSLSRASWDKVRVLALVLLVTLPFAQRAAWPMMALRLGEDRARSLGINIARLRLMALLRVSLMTSTAIAFVGTIGFVGLAGPHIARLLLGEDHRFLLPASALTGAAIMSLASVASKTIIPGVLIPIGIVTAMVGLPVFFSLIFNRRGTV; encoded by the coding sequence ATGTGGCGCAGGATGATCTGGCTCGTGCTGGTGGCGCTGGTCGCACTCGCCGCGTTTATCGCCGATCTCGGCACCGGGCCTTCGCGGCTCGGGCTTGGCGGCGCGCTCGGCGGCATCCTGCGACCGGACTCGCTCTCGGGGGCCGAGGCCGCGATCCTCTGGGAGGTCCGTCTGCCTCAGGCCGTGCTCGCCGTGCTGGTTGGCCTCGCGCTCGCCACAGCGGGCGCCGAGATGCAGACGATCCTGGACAATCCGCTCGCAAGCCCCTTCACGCTGGGCGTGTCGTCCTCCGCTTCGTTCGGCGCGGCGCTGGCGATCGTGCTCGGCATCGGCATCCCCGGCGTGCCGCAGACCTGGCTGATTTCTGCCAATGCCTTCGTGTTCGCGACCATCGTCGTGCTGGTGTTGCAGGCCGTGGTGCGCTGGCGCGGTTCGGGGACGGACATCCTCGTGCTTTGCGGCATCGCCCTGTTCTTCACCTTCAACGCGCTGGTCGCGCTGACGCAGTTCCTGGCGAGCCAGCAGGCGCTCCAGCAATTGGTGTTCTGGACCATGGGCAGCCTGTCGCGGGCGAGCTGGGACAAGGTCCGCGTGCTCGCGCTCGTGCTTCTCGTTACCTTGCCGTTCGCCCAGCGCGCAGCATGGCCGATGATGGCGCTGCGGCTCGGCGAGGATCGCGCCCGCAGCCTCGGCATCAACATCGCACGGCTGCGGCTGATGGCGCTGTTGCGCGTCAGCCTGATGACGTCGACTGCCATCGCTTTCGTCGGAACGATCGGATTTGTCGGGCTTGCCGGCCCGCATATCGCGCGTCTCTTGCTGGGGGAGGATCACCGCTTCCTGCTGCCCGCGAGCGCCCTGACCGGCGCCGCCATCATGTCGCTGGCCTCGGTCGCTTCCAAGACGATTATTCCCGGCGTGTTGATCCCGATCGGGATCGTGACCGCCATGGTAGGGCTGCCTGTGTTCTTCTCGCTGATTTTCAACAGGCGCGGGACGGTCTGA